In Paenibacillus sp. BIC5C1, a genomic segment contains:
- a CDS encoding GNAT family N-acetyltransferase: MEIQKLTVDDFEPAMALSEYAFQVVMSEEQTEKRRSQFDSQDIWGVFEEGQLGAKLHIIPFQTYIHGRSFEMGGIAGVATWPEYRRKGWVAGLLKHALEEMNRKKQSISFLHPFSFAFYRRYGWETYVEFKRYKVPTAHLPAKKVTPGTIRRGDPGLSILKEVYSAYAERYNGTLIRDDARWENSVLTNGASQKAVYYDEAGKAQGYVLYEVKERKFTIREIIYLNEEARQGLWTFIANHDSMIEEVTLQAPASDMLAFQLDNPRIQQEIIPFFMARIVSVEQFISQYPFASPDSPVQINLQVEDAHAPWNEGVWQLNVAMNGTASIWKTSEPVAKDQTVKVDIQALTAMMMGYRRPTEMAQIGRVEGPIGAIKALEQAIPDRETYLLDFF; this comes from the coding sequence ATGGAAATTCAGAAGTTAACCGTAGATGATTTTGAGCCAGCTATGGCACTCTCCGAGTATGCTTTTCAAGTGGTAATGAGTGAAGAACAAACGGAGAAGCGACGGAGTCAATTTGATTCACAGGATATATGGGGTGTATTTGAGGAGGGACAATTGGGTGCCAAACTTCACATTATTCCTTTTCAAACCTATATTCATGGGAGATCGTTTGAGATGGGCGGTATTGCGGGAGTAGCGACATGGCCAGAATATAGACGTAAAGGCTGGGTAGCGGGGCTGTTGAAACATGCTTTGGAAGAAATGAACCGTAAGAAACAAAGTATATCGTTTTTGCATCCGTTCTCTTTTGCATTTTATCGGAGATATGGATGGGAGACCTATGTTGAGTTTAAACGATATAAAGTGCCTACAGCTCATTTGCCAGCGAAAAAGGTCACCCCTGGAACAATTCGACGTGGCGATCCGGGACTCAGCATATTAAAGGAAGTATACAGTGCGTATGCTGAGCGCTATAACGGAACTTTGATCCGGGATGATGCGAGATGGGAGAACTCGGTTCTCACTAATGGAGCCAGCCAGAAGGCTGTATATTATGATGAAGCTGGTAAAGCACAAGGCTATGTTTTATATGAGGTTAAGGAAAGAAAGTTTACCATTAGAGAGATCATTTATCTGAATGAAGAGGCAAGACAAGGTTTATGGACCTTTATTGCGAACCATGATTCAATGATTGAGGAAGTCACTTTACAGGCACCAGCAAGTGATATGCTTGCTTTTCAACTAGATAATCCGCGGATACAGCAGGAAATTATACCTTTCTTCATGGCACGTATTGTGAGTGTTGAACAATTTATTTCACAGTATCCTTTTGCAAGCCCAGACTCACCAGTACAGATTAATCTCCAGGTAGAGGATGCACACGCACCTTGGAATGAAGGGGTATGGCAGTTGAATGTGGCTATGAACGGCACAGCATCGATATGGAAAACATCTGAGCCGGTAGCTAAAGATCAGACTGTTAAAGTAGATATTCAGGCGCTCACCGCAATGATGATGGGATATCGCAGACCCACAGAGATGGCTCAAATAGGTAGAGTTGAAGGACCAATTGGAGCGATTAAGGCTCTGGAGCAAGCGATTCCTGATCGGGAAACGTATTTACTTGATTTTTTCTGA
- a CDS encoding molybdopterin-dependent oxidoreductase, producing MKQWLKNIRKGYGKKLVSIHAWNAWIVVILAVSGLMLVGGFWRELLGIGRVWLKWLHIVVGLAMLAPVVYYLLLAGKHWKQLRNRPWQRANTIVVLALLVGWLLSGIVLWQFKLAGPRWSNAALLVHDLLTWVGLPYIIYHSITRTKWLKDPARRAVKATTVVAEGRNIVHPTDAPDENTTPAAVVSTESIRTIRESPLHQAEKPQPVYTRRAFIRSAVGVGLAVTLGPTFISWVGRNLNIDNSIDSMLENDPNHMVPLPQALPASSPPVGGGAEGHFRVYTVTPIPSFSNSNWSFRIDGLVEHAQVWNWEQFVKLARTVQVSDFHCVTGWSVYKNTWEGISLKQLLTQAGVKPEAQSVKFYSGDGVYTDAITMDQAQMEDIMVAVMHDGKPIPADLGGPVRLVIPQMYAYKSVKWLNRIELIDSEHIGYWEERGYDKDAWLTGSNQARS from the coding sequence ATGAAGCAATGGTTGAAGAACATTCGAAAGGGTTATGGTAAAAAGCTCGTTTCCATTCATGCGTGGAATGCCTGGATTGTTGTCATCCTCGCTGTATCAGGTCTTATGTTGGTCGGTGGTTTCTGGCGTGAGTTACTCGGGATCGGACGTGTATGGTTAAAGTGGCTACATATTGTCGTCGGGCTAGCTATGCTGGCACCTGTGGTGTATTACTTACTTTTAGCCGGAAAGCACTGGAAACAACTTCGTAATCGGCCTTGGCAGAGAGCAAATACAATTGTTGTTCTTGCACTGCTGGTAGGATGGCTATTGTCAGGAATTGTGTTATGGCAGTTCAAGCTCGCTGGGCCGAGATGGTCGAATGCGGCACTTCTTGTTCATGATTTGCTGACTTGGGTTGGCCTGCCTTATATTATCTACCACTCCATCACGCGAACGAAATGGTTAAAAGATCCTGCACGCCGTGCAGTAAAAGCAACGACAGTTGTAGCAGAGGGTAGAAATATAGTGCATCCAACTGATGCTCCTGATGAAAATACGACGCCAGCAGCGGTCGTTTCTACCGAATCTATACGTACCATTAGGGAGAGTCCTCTCCATCAAGCTGAGAAACCTCAACCCGTGTATACACGGCGGGCATTTATTCGGTCTGCTGTAGGAGTGGGGCTAGCTGTGACTTTGGGGCCTACTTTTATATCATGGGTTGGACGAAACCTCAACATAGACAACAGTATAGATAGCATGCTGGAGAACGACCCCAATCACATGGTGCCCTTACCACAAGCACTGCCAGCTTCCTCACCTCCCGTTGGAGGCGGAGCTGAAGGTCATTTTCGCGTATACACTGTAACACCGATACCTTCCTTTTCCAATTCAAACTGGTCATTCCGGATTGATGGGCTTGTTGAACACGCACAAGTATGGAACTGGGAGCAATTTGTGAAGCTCGCACGTACCGTTCAGGTCAGTGACTTTCACTGCGTAACAGGCTGGTCTGTTTATAAAAACACTTGGGAAGGCATATCTCTTAAGCAACTATTGACCCAAGCCGGAGTAAAACCCGAAGCGCAAAGCGTAAAATTCTACTCAGGAGACGGTGTATATACGGATGCTATTACGATGGATCAGGCACAAATGGAGGATATTATGGTAGCTGTCATGCATGATGGCAAACCGATTCCAGCGGATCTGGGCGGCCCGGTACGATTGGTGATTCCCCAGATGTATGCCTATAAGTCCGTCAAGTGGCTGAATCGTATTGAACTGATCGACAGCGAACATATCGGCTACTGGGAAGAACGAGGTTACGACAAGGATGCATGGCTTACTGGTTCTAATCAGGCGCGTTCCTGA
- the ligA gene encoding NAD-dependent DNA ligase LigA encodes MDPMHRMEQLVTKLNQHNYQYYTMDQPQISDKEYDLLYDELVTLEQESGMVLPDSPTQRVGGELLKGFTPHRHLSSLWSLDKAQNIEQLRNWNTRVLKLVNDYNTKNPNNPLPEPGYVIELKFDGLTLNLTYTNGELVQASTRGNGTVGEGILAQVRTIKSVPLKIPYTGGTIEVQGEGIMNLSVLNRYNETAAEPLKNARNAAAGALRNLNPKTTAERRLNAYFYNVGYSDDIQFANHQEMMDFLRENRFKVNPSITYFHEFDDVMEQLAAIQESRGQLDYLIDGAVIKITDMRTREALGYTDKFPRWAVAYKFEAEETTTVLNSVVWNVGRTGKVTPLARVEPVELAGVTVQNCTLNNVGDIERKNLKFALGTRVFIRRSNDVIPEILGKVTEESDGEEIVFPEQCPACGFPLEQRGAHLFCNNKLACKPQTVARISHFASRDAMDIETFSEKTAIQLYDELNVREPADLYTLQFDDLVKLERFGEKKANNLIAALEQSKDRDLASFLYSLGIPNTGKSTTRMLADHYRDLHAIMNATAEELVELPDVGGIVAESIVTFFADPFTQAAIEKMLSLGVKAQAPEAPAAIVEDSFFSGKTVVLTGTLHQLTREEATQRLEALGAKVTGSVSKKTDLVIAGEKAGSKLTKAHDLGIPTIEDEDELVRLLNQQG; translated from the coding sequence ATGGACCCGATGCACCGGATGGAGCAACTCGTTACCAAGCTGAACCAGCATAATTATCAGTACTACACGATGGACCAGCCGCAGATCAGTGATAAGGAGTATGATCTTCTGTACGATGAACTGGTTACGCTGGAACAGGAGAGTGGCATGGTTTTGCCTGATTCTCCGACACAGCGTGTGGGTGGTGAACTGCTCAAAGGTTTTACACCGCATCGCCATTTATCCTCATTGTGGAGCTTGGACAAAGCCCAGAATATAGAGCAGCTGCGAAACTGGAATACTCGTGTGCTCAAGCTGGTGAATGACTACAACACCAAAAATCCGAATAATCCGTTGCCTGAACCTGGCTATGTCATCGAACTGAAGTTTGACGGATTGACCCTGAATCTAACGTACACAAACGGTGAGTTGGTTCAAGCCTCTACGCGTGGAAACGGAACCGTAGGCGAGGGCATTTTGGCACAGGTTAGAACGATTAAGTCGGTTCCCCTCAAAATCCCTTATACAGGCGGCACGATTGAAGTCCAGGGTGAAGGCATCATGAACCTGTCGGTATTGAATCGTTATAATGAAACAGCAGCAGAGCCGCTCAAAAATGCCCGGAATGCCGCAGCAGGAGCGCTGCGTAACCTGAATCCGAAGACTACCGCTGAGCGGCGTTTGAATGCCTATTTTTATAATGTAGGTTATTCGGATGATATTCAGTTTGCCAACCATCAGGAGATGATGGACTTTCTCCGTGAGAATAGATTCAAAGTCAATCCGTCCATTACGTATTTCCATGAGTTTGATGATGTGATGGAGCAATTAGCTGCGATACAAGAGAGCCGTGGCCAACTGGACTACCTGATTGATGGAGCTGTTATCAAAATTACAGACATGCGCACCCGTGAGGCATTGGGTTACACGGATAAATTCCCTCGTTGGGCGGTAGCGTACAAGTTCGAGGCGGAAGAGACCACGACTGTTCTGAACTCTGTAGTCTGGAATGTGGGTCGTACTGGCAAAGTAACTCCACTTGCTCGAGTTGAACCGGTTGAGCTAGCTGGGGTGACGGTACAGAACTGTACATTGAATAACGTAGGTGACATTGAGCGGAAAAATCTGAAGTTTGCCTTGGGTACACGTGTCTTTATCCGTCGGTCCAATGATGTCATTCCTGAGATCCTGGGTAAAGTGACTGAAGAGAGTGATGGCGAGGAAATTGTGTTCCCTGAGCAATGTCCGGCATGTGGATTCCCGCTGGAACAGCGTGGAGCGCATTTGTTCTGTAACAACAAGCTGGCGTGCAAACCGCAGACGGTGGCCCGGATTTCCCATTTTGCTTCCCGTGATGCAATGGACATTGAGACATTCAGCGAGAAAACGGCGATTCAGCTGTACGATGAATTGAACGTGCGTGAGCCCGCTGACCTGTATACATTGCAATTCGATGATTTGGTGAAGCTGGAGCGGTTTGGTGAAAAGAAAGCAAATAACCTTATTGCTGCCCTGGAGCAGAGTAAGGATCGTGACCTCGCTTCTTTCCTGTATTCACTGGGTATTCCGAATACAGGTAAATCAACTACACGTATGCTGGCTGATCATTACCGCGACCTACATGCCATTATGAATGCAACGGCAGAGGAACTCGTTGAACTACCTGATGTAGGCGGTATTGTAGCTGAGAGCATTGTGACTTTCTTTGCAGACCCGTTTACACAGGCAGCTATCGAGAAGATGTTGAGTTTGGGCGTGAAAGCCCAGGCACCTGAGGCACCAGCAGCGATTGTGGAAGATTCCTTCTTCAGTGGCAAAACGGTCGTGTTGACTGGAACGCTGCATCAACTCACGCGGGAAGAGGCAACGCAACGACTTGAAGCACTTGGAGCGAAGGTGACGGGCAGTGTCTCCAAAAAGACAGACCTCGTTATTGCCGGAGAGAAGGCGGGTTCTAAACTGACCAAAGCTCATGATCTCGGCATTCCTACCATTGAGGATGAGGACGAACTTGTACGTCTTTTGAATCAACAGGGATAG
- the pcrA gene encoding DNA helicase PcrA, with protein sequence MQPVNIHDAVARLNTPQRQAVEATDGPLLIMAGAGSGKTRVLTHRIAYLIATRKAPPWGILAITFTNKAAREMQDRVSQLVGGSQGRDIWVSTFHSMCVRILRRDIERIGFTSNFSILDSSDQLSVIRSCMKDQNIDTKKFEPKAVQSMMSTAKNELISPEQYEKQAADYFEGIVAKVYKMYQKRLRANNSLDFDDLIMATIQLFKEVPEVLDFYQKKFQYIHVDEYQDTNRAQYMLCRMLADSHHRICVVGDSDQSIYRWRGADISNILNFEKDYPEANTILLEQNYRSTSNILNAANEVIGLNTGRKPKKLWTDKEGGSKIKVYRADSEHDEGYFVTSEISKNVKNGKSYQNHAILYRTNAQSRVIEEILIKSDIPYQIVGGIKFYDRKEIKDILAYLRLLSNPDDDISLTRIINVPKRSIGDTTVAKLAAAAGERGISIYRVLQVVDDLGFAGRTRNALVEFYDMIAALHQMVEYLSVTELTEKILEMSQYRLEMQNENTLESRARLENIDEFLSVTMEFEKNNEDKTLVSFLTDLALIADIDSMNDDEEDQSDAVTLMTMHSAKGLEFPVVFIVGMEEGVFPHSRAFMDNEELEEERRLAYVGITRAEEQLFLSCAQMRTLFGRTTANPPSRFLDEIPDELKEDTSIARDRYRRGSSAGGSYGGRGLGASGGSNFGGGASKLFDRQSQSGSSASSVTSSRVTMSTSSSTSSTPAPSSASKPAAAGAGSDGFKAGDKVQHGKWGTGTIVGVKGTGNDTELQIAFPAPVGLKRLLAGFAPITKVE encoded by the coding sequence ATGCAACCTGTAAATATACATGATGCCGTTGCACGGCTTAACACCCCCCAACGGCAAGCCGTCGAGGCGACGGATGGACCATTATTGATAATGGCCGGAGCGGGCAGTGGTAAAACCCGGGTGCTCACACACCGGATTGCCTATCTTATTGCAACACGAAAAGCACCCCCGTGGGGCATTTTGGCTATTACGTTTACGAACAAAGCAGCACGCGAGATGCAAGACCGGGTCTCTCAACTGGTTGGCGGCTCTCAGGGTCGTGACATCTGGGTATCAACGTTCCACTCCATGTGCGTGCGTATTTTGCGCCGTGACATTGAACGCATTGGATTCACCTCCAATTTCAGCATTTTGGACTCATCTGACCAATTATCTGTCATTCGTAGTTGTATGAAAGACCAGAACATCGACACCAAGAAATTTGAACCAAAAGCCGTTCAGTCGATGATGAGCACCGCGAAGAATGAATTGATCAGTCCGGAGCAATATGAGAAGCAGGCCGCTGATTATTTCGAAGGCATTGTGGCGAAGGTATATAAGATGTACCAAAAACGGCTCAGAGCCAACAACTCGCTCGACTTTGACGATCTCATCATGGCGACTATTCAACTTTTCAAAGAAGTGCCGGAAGTTCTCGACTTTTACCAAAAGAAATTCCAGTACATTCACGTGGATGAGTATCAGGATACCAACCGTGCGCAGTACATGCTGTGCCGCATGCTTGCTGACAGTCATCACCGCATTTGCGTCGTAGGGGATAGTGACCAATCAATCTATCGCTGGCGTGGAGCGGATATCAGCAACATCCTGAATTTCGAGAAAGACTACCCTGAAGCCAATACGATTTTGCTGGAGCAAAACTATCGTTCCACTTCGAATATCCTGAATGCAGCGAATGAGGTAATCGGCCTGAATACTGGACGCAAACCGAAGAAACTGTGGACGGACAAAGAGGGTGGCTCAAAAATCAAGGTGTACCGTGCGGATTCCGAACATGATGAGGGGTATTTTGTAACTTCGGAGATTAGTAAAAATGTGAAGAACGGCAAATCCTATCAGAATCACGCTATTTTGTACCGTACCAATGCCCAGTCCCGGGTTATAGAGGAAATTTTGATCAAGTCTGATATTCCGTATCAGATCGTTGGCGGCATCAAGTTCTATGATCGTAAAGAGATCAAGGACATTCTGGCGTATCTGCGCCTGCTTTCCAACCCGGATGATGACATCAGCCTGACCCGGATTATTAATGTACCAAAACGTAGCATTGGTGATACAACGGTAGCGAAGCTGGCAGCTGCGGCAGGAGAACGGGGGATATCGATATACCGTGTGCTTCAGGTCGTAGACGATCTCGGTTTTGCTGGTCGAACGCGGAATGCGCTGGTGGAGTTCTATGATATGATCGCCGCGCTGCATCAGATGGTAGAGTATCTGTCTGTGACCGAACTGACCGAGAAAATTCTCGAGATGAGCCAGTACCGACTTGAGATGCAAAATGAAAACACACTCGAATCCCGTGCACGGCTCGAGAACATAGATGAGTTCCTGTCCGTTACCATGGAATTCGAGAAAAATAATGAAGACAAAACGCTCGTTTCGTTCCTCACTGATCTCGCACTGATCGCGGATATCGACAGCATGAACGATGATGAAGAGGATCAGAGTGATGCAGTTACCCTGATGACGATGCACAGTGCCAAAGGTCTGGAATTCCCCGTCGTCTTTATCGTTGGTATGGAGGAAGGTGTTTTCCCGCACAGCCGGGCCTTTATGGATAACGAGGAGTTGGAGGAAGAACGCAGACTGGCTTATGTGGGCATTACGCGTGCGGAAGAACAACTCTTCCTGTCTTGCGCGCAAATGCGTACCTTGTTCGGACGTACAACGGCGAACCCGCCTTCACGCTTCCTGGATGAAATTCCGGATGAGCTAAAAGAAGATACTTCCATCGCTCGTGACCGCTACCGTCGTGGTAGCAGCGCAGGAGGATCATATGGTGGTCGTGGACTTGGGGCCAGTGGAGGGAGCAACTTTGGTGGCGGAGCAAGCAAGCTGTTTGATCGTCAGAGCCAAAGCGGTTCTTCCGCTTCGTCAGTTACTTCCTCACGGGTTACTATGAGTACTTCGTCCAGTACATCCAGCACACCTGCCCCGTCGTCGGCATCTAAACCGGCCGCTGCCGGAGCTGGTTCTGACGGATTCAAAGCCGGAGATAAAGTACAACATGGCAAATGGGGAACAGGTACCATTGTTGGGGTGAAAGGCACAGGTAATGACACAGAGCTTCAGATCGCATTCCCTGCCCCAGTTGGACTAAAACGTCTGCTTGCAGGCTTTGCCCCGATCACCAAAGTGGAATAG
- a CDS encoding heptaprenylglyceryl phosphate synthase encodes MIKQWRHVFKLDPDREITDEALDLICMSGTDAIIVGGSSGITYDNTVDLMSRVRRYELPCVLEVSDLEAVVPGFDGYLIPMVLNATDSKWMIGQHQQAIERYGYLIPWDLLIAEGYIVLNADSTVARMTGADTELTTDAAVAYAQAAERLLNLPIVYLEYSGTFGDMELVGETHRQLTKAHLIYGGGIDSPEKAGQASQVADTVVVGNIVYSDLHKALETVQAVKQSV; translated from the coding sequence ATGATTAAGCAGTGGAGACATGTATTTAAGCTAGACCCGGACCGGGAAATAACGGATGAAGCACTCGACCTGATCTGCATGTCGGGAACTGATGCCATTATTGTTGGCGGGTCTTCGGGAATTACCTATGACAACACGGTGGACCTGATGTCCAGAGTACGTCGCTACGAGCTGCCCTGTGTGCTGGAAGTATCCGATCTGGAGGCAGTTGTACCCGGTTTTGACGGATATCTGATTCCGATGGTGCTGAATGCAACGGATAGCAAATGGATGATCGGACAGCACCAGCAAGCCATCGAGCGTTACGGTTATTTGATCCCATGGGATCTGCTTATTGCAGAAGGCTATATTGTCCTCAATGCCGACTCCACTGTTGCCCGAATGACCGGAGCGGATACGGAGTTGACGACGGATGCTGCGGTTGCTTACGCCCAGGCTGCGGAACGTCTGCTGAACCTGCCTATCGTATACTTGGAGTATAGCGGTACGTTTGGAGATATGGAGCTCGTTGGAGAGACACACAGACAACTCACCAAGGCGCATCTTATCTACGGCGGCGGGATTGATAGTCCGGAGAAAGCTGGACAAGCTTCACAGGTCGCAGACACCGTAGTGGTTGGCAATATTGTGTACAGTGATTTGCACAAGGCATTGGAGACGGTCCAGGCTGTGAAACAATCCGTTTAA
- a CDS encoding phosphatidylinositol-specific phospholipase C/glycerophosphodiester phosphodiesterase family protein, with product MKRIAAVITLLIVTVGTLFFAYDSQSEEQHDGFTAYRLIAHAMGSIREQPYTNAYEAMIANYEKGTRVFEIDFMLTSDRKAVARHEWTANMSKMLGQDEELPEDKQAGALTHDEFMNTPILGMYQPMDADGIMDVLAKYPDMYIVTDTKEQKDEDIQQVLKSLVDAAKKHDPSILNRVVVQIYNEPMLETVKEIYDFPSIIYTLYATQDTEAQVVDFVQKNDIDAVTMPEYKVNQNFVAKLKQAGAVTYVHTINDTDQVANYEKWGVYGVYSDVLTEQELDEMNSRFAWKP from the coding sequence ATGAAACGAATTGCCGCCGTCATTACACTACTTATTGTAACCGTGGGCACACTCTTTTTTGCCTATGACAGTCAGAGCGAGGAGCAGCACGATGGGTTTACGGCCTATCGACTGATTGCTCATGCCATGGGAAGTATCCGTGAGCAGCCTTACACGAACGCCTATGAGGCGATGATTGCCAATTATGAGAAGGGCACGCGTGTGTTTGAGATTGACTTTATGCTGACCTCGGACCGTAAAGCAGTAGCCAGACATGAATGGACCGCCAACATGAGCAAAATGCTGGGACAGGACGAGGAGCTACCCGAAGACAAACAGGCTGGGGCATTGACGCATGATGAATTTATGAATACGCCCATTCTGGGCATGTACCAACCGATGGATGCCGACGGCATTATGGATGTATTGGCCAAGTACCCGGATATGTATATCGTGACTGATACCAAAGAACAGAAGGACGAGGATATTCAGCAGGTGCTAAAATCACTCGTGGACGCAGCCAAGAAACATGACCCTTCAATTCTTAATCGGGTTGTAGTACAGATCTATAACGAGCCGATGCTCGAAACCGTGAAAGAAATCTACGATTTTCCTTCTATTATCTATACCCTTTATGCTACGCAGGATACTGAAGCCCAGGTGGTTGATTTTGTACAAAAAAATGATATCGATGCCGTAACCATGCCGGAATATAAAGTAAACCAGAATTTCGTCGCCAAGCTGAAGCAGGCAGGAGCCGTCACCTATGTGCATACCATTAATGACACCGACCAGGTAGCGAACTATGAGAAATGGGGCGTGTACGGTGTGTATTCGGATGTATTGACCGAGCAGGAACTGGATGAGATGAACTCACGTTTTGCCTGGAAGCCTTGA
- a CDS encoding undecaprenyl-phosphate glucose phosphotransferase, with translation MIRRNQRFLTQLYIATDFGVIQLSFLFAWWLKFESDLLPHHHPLPIEKYMLWSLVYGGLAIAVGIMSSLYTPKRKKRFTDELWRLVQSHGVAFFMLLSLMFIFKEVNVSRTYLILYMMGNVTFILIYRYIIKLQLRRFRKKGFNRQFVVILGAGTLGKRFFDKLQNYPELGYEVTGFFDDFHCWDRTEQGKYKPILGRIDQLEEFLSTHFVDEVILALPLDAHDKYSHIINVCEQAGVRTLIIPDFFDYLPARPYFDNFAGMPMINVRDIPLDMAVNRLLKRVFDIMFSLVAILLTSPVMLVVAVGVRLTSSGPIIFKQERVGLNRRNFMMYKFRSMKVIPEGTIDTGWSTKNDPRRTAFGTFIRRTSLDELPQFFNVLLGHMSVVGPRPERPYYVNQFRDEIPKYMIKHHVRPGITGLAQSKGLRGDTSIEDRIEQDIFYIENWSLLFDIKIIWETIRNGLKNAY, from the coding sequence ATGATTCGGCGTAATCAGCGATTTCTGACTCAATTGTATATAGCTACTGATTTTGGAGTCATTCAGCTTTCGTTCTTGTTCGCCTGGTGGTTAAAGTTCGAGAGTGATTTATTGCCACATCATCATCCATTACCTATTGAAAAATATATGTTATGGAGTCTTGTGTATGGGGGGCTTGCGATTGCAGTTGGCATAATGTCCTCTTTATACACTCCCAAGCGTAAGAAACGTTTCACAGACGAACTATGGAGGCTCGTGCAATCTCACGGTGTGGCCTTCTTTATGTTATTGAGTCTCATGTTTATATTTAAAGAAGTTAATGTTTCCCGAACTTACTTGATCCTTTATATGATGGGGAACGTTACATTTATACTGATTTACCGTTATATTATTAAATTACAGTTAAGGCGTTTTCGTAAAAAAGGCTTTAACCGCCAATTTGTAGTGATTCTCGGGGCAGGTACGTTGGGCAAGAGATTCTTTGATAAACTTCAGAATTACCCTGAGCTGGGTTATGAAGTTACCGGTTTTTTTGATGACTTTCATTGTTGGGATCGGACGGAACAGGGGAAATACAAACCAATCCTCGGTAGAATAGACCAGCTGGAAGAGTTTTTGTCCACTCATTTTGTTGACGAAGTCATTCTGGCATTACCTCTGGATGCTCATGATAAGTATTCGCATATTATCAATGTGTGTGAGCAAGCCGGTGTACGGACACTAATCATTCCTGATTTTTTTGATTACCTGCCAGCTCGACCATATTTCGATAACTTCGCAGGGATGCCGATGATTAACGTTCGTGATATCCCGTTAGATATGGCCGTAAACCGACTGTTGAAGCGTGTGTTCGATATTATGTTCTCTCTCGTCGCCATCCTGCTAACCTCACCGGTGATGCTCGTTGTTGCTGTGGGAGTGCGACTGACTTCATCCGGTCCTATAATTTTCAAACAGGAACGCGTTGGGCTCAACCGACGCAACTTCATGATGTATAAATTTCGCTCCATGAAAGTCATTCCAGAAGGCACAATAGATACAGGTTGGTCAACGAAGAATGATCCGCGCCGTACGGCCTTCGGTACATTTATAAGACGCACCAGCCTGGATGAATTGCCTCAATTCTTCAATGTTCTACTGGGGCACATGAGCGTAGTTGGCCCAAGGCCAGAACGCCCGTACTACGTGAATCAATTCCGGGATGAAATTCCGAAGTACATGATTAAACATCATGTTCGCCCGGGAATTACGGGATTGGCGCAGAGTAAAGGATTAAGAGGAGATACGTCGATCGAGGATCGGATTGAGCAGGATATCTTTTATATTGAAAACTGGTCCTTATTATTTGATATCAAAATCATATGGGAGACCATTCGAAATGGCCTCAAGAATGCTTATTAA
- a CDS encoding glycosyltransferase family 2 protein: MVETADVPLQGGSKNNKNCSPDVSIIIVNYNTRKLTLDCLASVYDSLTSFHYELIVVDNASRDGSVEAIRDEYPDVRLIANRDNTGFAVANNQGMKIAKGRYILLLNSDTVVQPDTLEIMLGFMDRHPEMGASGCKVILPDGSLDKACKRGFPTPAASFYYAFGFSRLFPDRPKFNQYQLGHLSPDNEYPIDCLVGAFILVRREVIEQVGGLDETFFMYGEDVDWCYRIKEAGWGIYYYPRTYIVHYKGASARRKPMKIIYEFHRAMWVFHRKHYAKNYGIFTNTAVWLGISLKFSLSLIRNKLVRSKPQKEFSSGRAADRKTSSEVNT; this comes from the coding sequence ATGGTCGAAACAGCAGATGTTCCCTTACAAGGGGGATCGAAAAATAATAAGAACTGTAGTCCTGATGTCAGCATCATCATCGTAAACTACAATACACGTAAGCTGACATTGGACTGTCTGGCATCAGTGTATGATTCCCTTACTTCCTTTCACTATGAGCTCATCGTCGTTGACAATGCATCTCGTGATGGCTCCGTGGAAGCAATCCGTGACGAATACCCAGATGTACGGTTAATTGCAAATCGTGACAATACGGGTTTCGCCGTTGCAAATAACCAAGGCATGAAAATAGCTAAGGGACGCTATATTCTACTGCTTAATTCGGATACAGTCGTGCAGCCGGATACACTGGAGATCATGCTCGGATTCATGGATCGACATCCAGAGATGGGGGCATCCGGTTGTAAGGTGATCCTTCCTGATGGCTCCTTGGATAAAGCGTGCAAGCGAGGATTCCCCACGCCGGCAGCTTCATTCTATTATGCTTTTGGTTTTTCTCGGTTGTTCCCTGATCGTCCAAAGTTTAACCAATATCAGTTGGGTCACTTAAGCCCAGATAATGAATACCCAATCGATTGCCTGGTTGGTGCATTTATTCTTGTCCGTCGTGAAGTTATAGAACAGGTGGGCGGATTGGACGAAACCTTCTTCATGTACGGCGAAGATGTTGATTGGTGTTATCGTATCAAAGAGGCGGGTTGGGGCATTTATTATTATCCGCGTACATATATTGTGCATTACAAAGGTGCGAGTGCCCGTCGAAAGCCTATGAAAATCATTTATGAGTTTCATAGGGCAATGTGGGTCTTTCACCGCAAGCATTATGCCAAGAATTATGGCATCTTTACCAACACGGCAGTATGGCTCGGCATTTCACTAAAATTTTCATTGTCTCTGATCCGCAATAAGTTAGTTAGATCGAAACCACAGAAAGAATTTTCATCAGGTCGTGCGGCAGATCGGAAGACATCCTCCGAGGTGAACACATGA